The following proteins are co-located in the Vigna angularis cultivar LongXiaoDou No.4 chromosome 2, ASM1680809v1, whole genome shotgun sequence genome:
- the LOC108327788 gene encoding E3 ubiquitin-protein ligase At1g63170 — translation MQNSTESSPASPGPVDPVPFLPQSRHVARRVPLRTATRFFRRASGRRLMLGEASVRVREAAAAEVEERQSEWAYSRPVVAVDVLWNTAFLVIGASVLWRSAAEEPSVPLRTWILGYLVQGMIHSLCVLVEFRRRMTSGTNFSSNVPNHVEWSFTSESDQEFYYYEPSLQGDENCIIKYIESANTMLSFIWWTVGVYWVTLGGQSLTTDAPQLYWVSIAFLSFDVVIVLICVAVACLIGIAVCCCLPCILALLYAVTDQEGATKEEIDQLPKYKFRIIKEGDIEESSRGIMIESESETATEHVVALEDAECCICLSPYDDGAEIRELPCNHHFHCACIDKWLLINATCPLCKLDILVGNHHHEV, via the exons ATGCAAAACTCTACTGAATCTTCTCCAGCTTCCCCCGGGCCGGTGGACCCGGTGCCGTTCCTCCCTCAAAGCCGCCACGTCGCCCGCCGTGTGCCACTACGAACAGCGACGAGGTTCTTCCGACGCGCGAGCGGGCGGCGTCTTATGCTGGGAGAGGCTTCGGTGCGCGTGCGGGAAGCAGCCGCGGCCGAGGTGGAGGAGCGGCAGAGCGAGTGGGCGTACTCGCGGCCGGTGGTGGCGGTGGACGTCCTATGGAACACGGCGTTTCTGGTGATCGGCGCGTCGGTGCTGTGGCGGAGCGCTGCGGAGGAGCCGAGCGTGCCTCTCAGGACATGGATTTTGGGGTATTTGGTGCAGGGAATGATCCACTCTCTCTGCGTCCTGGTTGAGTTCCGAAGGAGAATGACGAGTGGGACCAATTTCAGTTCCAATGTGCCAAACCATGTTGAATGGAGCTTCACTTCTGAAAGTGACCAAGAGTTTTATTATTACGAACCCTCTCTCCAGGGTGATGAAAACTG CATCATAAAATACATAGAGTCGGCAAATACCATGCTTTCATTCATATGGTGGACTGTTGGAGTCTACTGGGTAACTCTTGGTGGCCAGAGTCTGACAACGGATGCACCTCAGCTTTACTG GGTCTCTATCGCATTTCTTTCTTTCGACGTTGTCATTGTACTGATCTGTGTCGCTGTTGCATGCCTTATTGGTATTGCTGTTTGCTGCTGTCTACCATGCATCCTTGCTCTCCTGTACGCAGTGACAGATCAG GAAGGGGCAACGAAGGAAGAGATTGACCAGTTGCCAAAATATAAGTTCAGAATAATAAAAGAAGGTGATATTGAAGAATCTTCAAGAGGAATAATGATCGAATCTGAGAGTGAGACAGCCACAGAACATGTTGTTGCCTTAGAAGATGCA GAATGCTGTATCTGTCTCTCTCCATATGATGATGGTGCTGAAATCAGAGAACTTCCTTGCAACCACCATTTTCATTGCGCATGCATAGACAAATGGCTGCTAATCAATGCTACCTGCCCTCTCTGCAAGCTTGATATTTTGGTTGGTAACCACCATCATGAAGTTTGA
- the LOC108327789 gene encoding BON1-associated protein 2 yields MEITIISAENLCMNGKPIRKDTYVVVHTQSCTKFFTTRTEEEGGSNNPSWNEKFLVDGANCITLEVQCKTWLGVKSVGAARIAVSEFDLGGFVSENSFQLLSYRLWDEKGNRNGVINFSVRVVKAPQERESSCSMVEIEKNSRGFGKQVTMGENDAAGTVTGVPVFWNFPLNIPR; encoded by the coding sequence ATGGAGATCACGATTATATCAGCCGAAAATCTTTGCATGAACGGAAAACCAATAAGAAAAGACACATACGTTGTTGTTCACACGCAATCATGCACCAAATTCTTCACAACCAGGACAGAAGAAGAGGGTGGGAGCAACAACCCATCATGGAACGAGAAGTTCTTGGTTGATGGAGCCAACTGCATCACGTTAGAGGTGCAATGCAAGACATGGCTGGGTGTTAAAAGTGTGGGAGCAGCACGAATAGCAGTTTCTGAGTTTGACCTTGGAGGGTTTGTTTCAGAAAATAgcttccagttgttgagttatAGGCTTTGGGATGAGAAGGGTAACAGAAATGGGGTCATCAATTTCTCAGTGAGGGTGGTGAAGGCACCACAGGAGCGTGAATCTTCGTGTTCAATGGTGGAGATTGAAAAGAATTCGAGAGGGTTTGGGAAACAAGTGACAATGGGTGAGAATGATGCTGCAGGAACTGTTACTGGGGTTCCTGTTTTCTGGAATTTCCCTCTCAATATTCCAAGAtga